In Candidatus Poribacteria bacterium, the following proteins share a genomic window:
- a CDS encoding phytanoyl-CoA dioxygenase family protein, whose amino-acid sequence MRIQITDTEQTDGKMSEANLDLALRLLREVGAVILENAVPLDIVKEAQTAYFDAIRRGRRRKVRHANEMPFLHHQFIANPFTLQVIEGAMGKKVALFLSWIHDSPPNADENEVESIPHRDGNHLFPELPCVLPVSGIYVDIPLVDFLEKNGATKIWPSSHLIMDYPPSDVQNLGERGKHLPSLQATMPMGSLILRDMRLWHAGMPNRTDTNRPMLDLGYTRVFAFESLKSSRKIGLSQLRSCFGQARLYLPSWKGVSHISHLKPCQR is encoded by the coding sequence ATGCGGATACAGATTACCGATACAGAGCAGACGGACGGAAAAATGAGTGAGGCTAACTTGGATTTGGCTCTCCGGTTACTGCGAGAGGTAGGAGCGGTAATCCTTGAGAATGCTGTGCCGCTCGATATTGTCAAGGAAGCACAAACCGCCTATTTCGATGCAATCCGACGCGGCAGGAGGCGTAAGGTGCGTCACGCAAACGAAATGCCGTTTCTCCATCACCAGTTTATCGCCAACCCGTTCACACTCCAAGTCATTGAAGGCGCCATGGGCAAGAAGGTAGCCTTATTCCTTTCTTGGATCCATGACAGTCCCCCAAACGCAGACGAAAACGAGGTAGAAAGCATCCCCCATCGCGATGGAAACCACCTATTTCCTGAACTGCCCTGCGTCCTCCCTGTATCGGGGATTTATGTAGACATTCCACTAGTCGATTTTTTAGAGAAAAATGGAGCCACAAAGATTTGGCCCAGCTCGCACCTAATCATGGACTATCCACCATCAGACGTTCAAAATCTAGGAGAACGGGGCAAGCATTTACCCTCCCTACAGGCGACAATGCCGATGGGCTCTCTGATTCTTCGTGATATGCGATTGTGGCATGCGGGGATGCCGAACAGAACCGATACAAACCGTCCAATGCTCGATCTCGGCTATACGCGTGTATTCGCCTTCGAATCCCTCAAGAGCTCAAGAAAGATTGGTCTAAGTCAGCTAAGAAGCTGCTTCGGACAGGCTAGGCTTTATCTCCCTTCTTGGAAAGGTGTCTCACACATCTCGCATCTAAAGCCATGTCAACGCTAA
- a CDS encoding AAA family ATPase: MDTTHEPGKIILINGASSSGKSTLARELQQTLQMPFWHFSFDHLRDSNALPMARIRSGDIDWSTMRPAVFDGFHRCLPVLAEAGNNLIVDHIIENETWMSDLVKLLTGLDVFFVGVHCPLPELERRELERGDRRVGEARQDYQVIHSFAEYDLEIDSTQPCQTNVSTLVDAWKSRQSPSAFERMAARK; this comes from the coding sequence ATGGATACCACCCACGAACCAGGAAAAATTATCCTCATCAACGGCGCGTCGAGTTCCGGGAAGTCAACGCTTGCACGCGAATTACAGCAAACACTGCAAATGCCATTCTGGCACTTTTCGTTTGACCACCTTCGCGATTCCAACGCCCTGCCGATGGCGCGTATTCGCAGCGGTGACATTGATTGGTCGACTATGCGCCCTGCCGTCTTCGATGGGTTTCATCGGTGTTTGCCAGTTTTGGCAGAAGCAGGCAACAATCTCATCGTCGATCATATTATTGAAAATGAGACGTGGATGTCGGATCTGGTGAAATTACTCACCGGTTTGGATGTATTCTTTGTCGGTGTGCACTGTCCACTTCCTGAGCTTGAGCGCAGAGAGCTTGAAAGGGGCGATCGACGCGTTGGGGAGGCTCGGCAGGACTATCAAGTAATACACAGTTTTGCTGAATATGATCTGGAAATCGATTCGACACAGCCATGCCAGACCAACGTAAGCACACTAGTCGATGCTTGGAAATCTCGCCAATCTCCTAGCGCATTCGAGCGGATGGCTGCGCGGAAATGA
- a CDS encoding long-chain fatty acid--CoA ligase, with product MDTITINQMVQNTIQQHGSKTALSHKVDKEYQDISYATLAERIKHFCLGLTELGLQKGDRVALLSENRPEWAITDLAILAGGGVTVPMFSTLTSAQVEYVVRDSGAKILCVSSERQLQKIKDWDANIPTNLQHIVIFDELQDDSVRTFDQVCELGQQVENGDQVYQQASEAVTPDDLASIIYTSGTTGDPKGAMLTHSNFMSNIQAATGIVTLTPDDVFLSFLPLSHVFERMGGHYLPLSSGATIAYAESPFTIRQNMQEVRPTVMMSVPRVYEAMHERILNSVKEGSPTKQKIFHWSVGVGSKVSQAIQHKKKPSSMLSLKASIANKLVFEKLKAVTGGRLRFFVSGGAPLSKAIAEFFHAAGILILEGYGLTETSPVICVNRPDQWKFGTVGPVIPGIEVKIAEDGEILSRGPHIMQGYFNKPSDTAEAIDADGWFHTGDIGEIDEEGFLTITDRKKNLLILSNGKNVAPQPIENQLKQSPYISEIMLLGDQHRTITALIVPNYDAIKEFAAEQQLEAEDMSALLQTQEIQRLIRGEINQYSADFADFERVRMFTLMEEEFSEESGEMTPTLKLKRPVIMENHKAVINQMYGDDG from the coding sequence ATGGATACAATAACAATCAACCAGATGGTACAAAATACCATACAGCAACATGGCTCGAAAACTGCGTTATCTCACAAAGTTGACAAGGAGTATCAGGACATCTCTTATGCAACACTCGCAGAACGAATCAAACACTTCTGCCTAGGGTTGACCGAACTCGGTTTGCAGAAAGGCGATCGTGTTGCACTGCTATCAGAAAACCGTCCGGAGTGGGCAATAACCGACCTAGCAATTCTCGCCGGCGGTGGGGTCACTGTGCCAATGTTTTCGACGCTGACCTCCGCACAGGTGGAGTACGTTGTCAGGGATTCGGGGGCAAAAATCCTCTGCGTATCCAGCGAAAGGCAGTTACAGAAGATCAAGGACTGGGATGCAAATATCCCAACAAATCTTCAGCATATTGTTATTTTTGATGAGCTGCAAGACGATTCGGTGCGCACATTCGATCAGGTATGTGAACTTGGGCAGCAAGTTGAAAACGGAGATCAGGTCTACCAGCAAGCCAGTGAGGCTGTTACACCGGACGACCTCGCCTCGATTATCTATACCTCTGGCACAACGGGCGATCCGAAAGGCGCGATGCTGACCCACAGCAATTTTATGTCGAATATACAGGCAGCCACGGGGATTGTAACACTTACCCCTGATGACGTTTTCCTCTCTTTCCTCCCATTATCCCATGTGTTTGAACGGATGGGAGGGCACTATCTACCACTTAGCAGTGGTGCGACAATTGCGTATGCTGAAAGCCCGTTTACTATTCGCCAGAACATGCAGGAGGTTCGCCCGACAGTTATGATGAGTGTGCCCCGTGTCTATGAGGCGATGCACGAAAGAATTCTCAACTCTGTCAAGGAAGGTTCTCCTACCAAACAGAAGATTTTTCACTGGAGTGTCGGTGTCGGTTCAAAGGTGAGTCAAGCCATCCAACATAAGAAGAAACCCTCCTCCATGTTATCGCTGAAGGCGAGTATTGCCAATAAACTGGTTTTTGAAAAACTTAAAGCAGTAACCGGCGGACGTCTGCGTTTCTTTGTCTCCGGCGGTGCTCCCTTGTCAAAAGCGATTGCGGAGTTCTTCCATGCAGCGGGCATCCTGATCCTTGAAGGGTATGGTCTGACGGAAACCTCACCCGTCATCTGTGTGAATAGACCTGACCAGTGGAAGTTTGGCACTGTGGGGCCCGTGATTCCCGGCATAGAGGTGAAAATTGCTGAAGATGGTGAGATTCTGTCGCGGGGACCGCACATCATGCAGGGCTATTTCAACAAACCGTCAGATACGGCGGAAGCTATCGACGCAGATGGATGGTTTCACACGGGTGACATCGGAGAAATTGACGAGGAAGGGTTCCTGACAATAACAGACCGGAAGAAAAACCTCCTCATTCTTTCCAATGGGAAAAATGTCGCACCACAACCCATTGAGAATCAACTCAAGCAGAGTCCGTACATCAGCGAAATCATGCTGCTTGGCGATCAGCATAGAACTATTACTGCCCTTATTGTACCAAATTATGATGCAATTAAGGAGTTCGCGGCAGAGCAGCAGCTTGAAGCAGAGGATATGTCTGCACTCCTCCAGACGCAAGAAATTCAGCGATTGATTCGGGGTGAGATTAACCAATATTCGGCCGATTTTGCGGACTTTGAACGGGTTCGGATGTTCACTTTAATGGAAGAGGAATTCTCGGAGGAATCGGGAGAGATGACACCAACGCTCAAACTCAAACGACCGGTCATTATGGAGAACCATAAAGCGGTGATTAATCAGATGTATGGCGATGATGGTTAG
- a CDS encoding S9 family peptidase codes for MTDNTQERQELATLQPEDIVAMKGLSGAVISPDGKCAAFVRTVPILEAEKSEHRGHIWLVSTDGGEPFQLTNGPNGDSNPQWSPDSTRLAFVSKRDDGAPQIWIIPIVGGEAKQLTHTSNGASNPRWSSDGKRIAFLKDEEDSTTEDQRKKAGDDRVVMGVDDFKQQHLWTITVETLDDEPELLFNLPEEGADENVKVDKSQRLTEGDFHVSEPCWSPDGQQIVFVSTPSPKADDTMFYGTVHVVDLETKHIRKLTGHTSGESSPRWSPAGEQIAYLHSPAGYGQKDLHTISAKGGASTNLTATQLDRNADLPVWSPDGTIIYFIAMDRVRWQLYSVSTAEGEICQITRGDCVIGAISIAGNNDTFLCTRSESYAPTDVWVGSVRTGEMKQLTKLNPQLENFALGEVRVIRWQSSDGLEIEGLLCLPVGYEVEKSYPLIVEPHGGPRSSRDLGFKPAWHYFSGAGFAYFAPNFRGGDGYGNDFATANYNDWGGGDYQDIMAGVDFLIEEGIVDPDRLIVGGSSYGGYMTSWIITHTDRFKAACNVCGVINLVSFYAQTDIPSFMSLYFAGPPSQSLELYRERSPINHVNHVHTPTLILHGEEDIRVPLPQSEEFYAGLKAAGVETIFVKYPREGHGIEEPRHQLDMLKRQLAWYNRYVTHDVTGGR; via the coding sequence ATGACTGACAACACTCAAGAACGTCAAGAATTAGCAACGCTTCAACCTGAAGATATTGTTGCGATGAAAGGTCTCAGTGGGGCAGTGATTTCGCCTGACGGTAAGTGTGCGGCATTTGTCCGAACCGTTCCAATCCTTGAAGCTGAAAAGAGCGAACACCGGGGTCATATTTGGCTGGTTTCAACCGATGGCGGCGAACCGTTCCAATTGACGAATGGTCCTAATGGAGACAGCAATCCGCAATGGTCGCCCGACAGCACACGACTCGCCTTTGTTTCAAAGCGGGACGACGGCGCACCACAGATCTGGATCATTCCGATTGTGGGTGGTGAGGCAAAGCAACTCACCCATACGAGCAACGGCGCGTCAAATCCGCGATGGTCATCTGACGGGAAACGGATCGCATTTCTGAAGGATGAGGAAGATAGCACGACTGAAGATCAGCGAAAGAAAGCAGGGGATGACCGGGTGGTCATGGGGGTAGATGACTTCAAGCAGCAGCACCTATGGACGATTACGGTCGAAACGCTAGACGATGAGCCTGAACTGCTCTTTAATTTACCAGAGGAGGGAGCAGATGAAAATGTCAAGGTGGACAAATCCCAAAGGTTGACAGAAGGCGATTTCCACGTCAGCGAGCCGTGTTGGTCGCCAGATGGGCAGCAGATCGTCTTTGTCTCCACACCTTCCCCAAAGGCGGATGATACGATGTTTTACGGGACTGTTCACGTCGTTGACCTTGAAACGAAGCACATCCGAAAATTGACAGGGCATACCAGCGGTGAGAGTTCGCCGCGTTGGTCGCCGGCTGGAGAACAGATCGCATACCTGCACAGCCCAGCAGGATATGGTCAGAAGGACCTCCACACCATCTCGGCGAAAGGCGGCGCGTCAACAAATCTGACCGCCACTCAGCTCGATCGAAACGCCGATCTACCAGTCTGGTCTCCGGATGGAACGATTATCTACTTCATTGCAATGGACCGGGTGCGTTGGCAGCTTTACTCTGTCTCAACAGCGGAGGGCGAAATTTGTCAAATCACCCGTGGCGACTGCGTCATTGGAGCGATTTCTATCGCCGGTAATAACGATACATTCCTGTGTACTCGTAGCGAGTCGTACGCTCCAACGGATGTTTGGGTCGGGTCTGTCCGCACAGGCGAGATGAAACAACTTACGAAACTCAACCCACAACTAGAAAACTTCGCTCTCGGTGAAGTGCGGGTAATTCGATGGCAAAGCAGTGACGGACTTGAGATCGAAGGATTGCTCTGTCTGCCTGTTGGCTATGAGGTGGAAAAAAGCTATCCGCTCATTGTCGAGCCACACGGCGGTCCCCGTAGCTCACGCGATTTGGGATTCAAACCGGCATGGCACTATTTCAGCGGCGCGGGTTTCGCCTACTTCGCCCCGAACTTCCGTGGCGGAGATGGATACGGGAACGACTTTGCCACGGCGAACTATAATGACTGGGGCGGCGGCGACTATCAAGACATCATGGCGGGCGTCGATTTTCTGATTGAAGAGGGAATTGTCGATCCTGACCGTCTAATCGTCGGCGGTTCAAGCTACGGTGGCTACATGACAAGCTGGATTATCACCCACACCGATCGCTTCAAAGCTGCTTGTAATGTTTGTGGTGTCATCAATCTGGTAAGTTTTTATGCGCAGACTGATATTCCGAGTTTTATGTCGCTCTACTTTGCCGGTCCTCCATCGCAGAGTTTAGAATTGTACCGTGAGCGGTCACCAATCAACCATGTAAATCACGTCCACACCCCAACCCTCATCCTACACGGTGAGGAAGATATTCGAGTTCCTCTGCCGCAGTCAGAGGAGTTCTACGCTGGACTGAAAGCTGCCGGTGTTGAAACAATATTCGTCAAATATCCCCGCGAGGGGCATGGCATTGAGGAACCGCGTCATCAGTTGGATATGCTCAAGCGCCAGTTGGCGTGGTACAATAGATATGTAACGCATGATGTGACAGGTGGTAGGTAG
- a CDS encoding transglutaminase family protein has protein sequence MKNTAEDALFELAQLENDQIDLATGALLIAKDAYVDLDIELYLQRLNQMAEELQSQIGKEADTSDQISHLNRYLFETQGFAGSSQENYYDARNSYLNEVLERKVGIPITLSVVYMEIGKRIGLPLVGVGFPGHFIVKHRNLETVIDPFEKGQILSDEDLTERLTHIFRESVPMHPRFLQAVTNKEILARMLRNLRQIHFREGAHQKAVSVAERIAWLAPQSAQDYRDLGYLYYQVNAYGKSLAAFNTYLRLSDEPPDQEEISRNIRVLTQQIAKLN, from the coding sequence ATGAAAAACACGGCTGAAGACGCTCTTTTTGAGCTTGCACAACTAGAAAATGACCAGATTGATCTGGCTACGGGCGCCCTTCTCATCGCCAAAGATGCCTATGTAGATCTGGACATTGAGTTGTATCTACAACGATTAAACCAGATGGCTGAAGAACTGCAATCACAGATCGGTAAGGAAGCGGATACAAGTGATCAGATTAGCCACTTAAACCGCTATCTATTTGAAACGCAGGGATTTGCGGGCAGCAGCCAAGAAAATTATTACGATGCACGGAATAGCTATCTCAACGAAGTGCTTGAGCGCAAAGTAGGCATTCCGATTACGCTTTCAGTTGTGTATATGGAGATTGGCAAGCGGATTGGATTGCCGTTGGTGGGAGTCGGTTTCCCCGGACACTTTATCGTTAAGCATCGGAACTTAGAAACCGTGATAGATCCGTTTGAGAAAGGGCAAATTTTATCCGATGAAGATCTCACCGAAAGGTTGACACACATTTTCCGTGAGTCCGTGCCGATGCATCCGCGGTTTCTACAAGCGGTTACGAATAAAGAGATTCTTGCGCGGATGCTGCGGAATCTGAGACAAATCCACTTCAGGGAAGGAGCGCATCAGAAAGCAGTCAGTGTCGCCGAGCGGATCGCATGGCTTGCTCCCCAGTCCGCACAGGACTATCGAGATCTCGGTTATCTATACTACCAAGTCAACGCCTACGGTAAATCTCTGGCTGCCTTCAATACCTATCTCCGTTTATCGGATGAGCCACCAGATCAGGAGGAAATTTCTAGGAATATCCGTGTCCTGACCCAACAAATCGCTAAACTGAATTAG
- a CDS encoding Gfo/Idh/MocA family oxidoreductase yields MDRKLRFAVIGAGRFAEECQIPGLQRHPNAEVVALCRRNRDLCEQTALKFGVPKVYTDYADVITDDTIDAVTIVTPNVFHHPIAVEALQAGKHVFCEKPLAMSASEAREMYDIAEASGKIHQVAFTFRYTHCLYKLRQMFKNGKIGKPLYVRIQCDGWSALQSSATAAWRNQKSLSGTGILGDMGSHFFDAIRWVCGDIIQVCGVLHNVPRVRPHASTGEPTPIDTDDLAAAWFEIESGLKGQFFVSSITPPRPENKYIEVVGEEGALFAYLSRGQEEGLRFRHRDGDWETIDLPPEAAEGKPHALGRMMGCFVDGILRGKLNSDRDPSFFDGWKAQSAIDAVVESTEQQRWVEIGNGKKD; encoded by the coding sequence ATGGACCGTAAACTCCGTTTTGCCGTGATTGGTGCCGGTAGATTTGCAGAGGAGTGTCAAATCCCCGGCTTGCAGCGTCACCCCAACGCAGAAGTTGTCGCACTGTGCCGTCGCAACCGTGATCTGTGCGAGCAAACCGCACTTAAATTTGGCGTTCCAAAAGTCTATACAGACTATGCAGACGTGATCACCGATGACACAATCGATGCAGTAACAATTGTGACACCAAACGTCTTCCACCATCCCATTGCGGTAGAGGCACTCCAAGCGGGAAAGCATGTTTTTTGCGAGAAACCCCTAGCAATGAGCGCCTCCGAGGCGCGTGAGATGTACGACATCGCCGAAGCCAGCGGTAAGATCCATCAGGTCGCTTTCACATTCCGCTACACGCATTGTCTCTATAAATTGCGCCAAATGTTTAAAAACGGCAAGATTGGCAAGCCCCTTTATGTTCGCATTCAATGCGATGGCTGGAGTGCGCTGCAATCATCGGCAACGGCAGCATGGCGTAACCAAAAAAGCCTTTCTGGCACCGGCATTCTTGGGGATATGGGATCACATTTTTTTGATGCGATTCGATGGGTATGCGGCGATATTATACAGGTGTGCGGTGTGTTGCATAACGTGCCGCGTGTGCGCCCACATGCCAGCACAGGCGAACCGACTCCAATTGATACCGATGATCTTGCTGCCGCTTGGTTCGAAATCGAATCCGGCTTGAAAGGTCAGTTTTTCGTCAGTAGCATTACGCCACCACGCCCAGAAAATAAATATATTGAGGTCGTCGGTGAGGAAGGGGCGCTGTTCGCTTACTTAAGTCGTGGTCAAGAGGAGGGGTTACGGTTCCGCCACCGGGACGGTGATTGGGAGACGATCGATCTACCACCCGAAGCTGCCGAAGGCAAACCGCACGCCTTGGGGCGAATGATGGGCTGTTTCGTTGATGGAATTCTTAGGGGAAAACTTAATTCGGATCGAGATCCCTCTTTCTTCGATGGCTGGAAGGCGCAGTCAGCGATTGATGCTGTCGTTGAATCTACAGAGCAGCAGAGATGGGTTGAGATTGGAAATGGGAAAAAGGATTAA
- a CDS encoding DUF4159 domain-containing protein, giving the protein MSAKKTSGALMTSLIVHGVAFFVTGIYLVTQTQQFKDLVGAEVLQAKEPPKPQVRKPVIKPVVKPTVPTTNTVVVEQVQVQPRVTTAAVVRPTSVQPQTVLEFSNKVVKLEAPINPNVPKVVSANAPVPQVVTHADLPVSDAPGALAFSAPVATAPSAAPANIGRGIGGIVQVKVAFARPKGLAMVEHVGAARDALSDVVENINLGNVEVPPLPRGEPGGHVVGRGADIRGVFRFTRVRHSLADWWADASSLNAFTKWLNERTKIKTDMNVEGGALKLNDANLMKCPLLFMTGHDPAHVRSKNLMGRQYGGGKMDSRFSETEMAALRRYFVEKGGLLVFDDCGIDAATQAMPRLFLAQMRYVMPEYQVQRIPNEHEIYDNFYEMGGPPTGFDIFWWGSRPGRRNFLEGISVGDKISVILVRRDYMCAMESVSLPTRSVKYSPGVYRFMTNVAIYALTSGSISDYSGYVPEDRMAARKLPTEAPEAAKIGALE; this is encoded by the coding sequence ATGAGTGCGAAAAAAACCTCAGGGGCTTTGATGACCTCGTTGATTGTTCACGGAGTCGCCTTCTTTGTCACGGGTATCTATCTCGTTACCCAGACCCAGCAGTTCAAAGATTTAGTCGGTGCCGAAGTCCTACAGGCAAAGGAACCCCCCAAGCCACAAGTGCGTAAACCGGTTATCAAGCCGGTGGTGAAACCAACCGTTCCAACCACAAACACAGTGGTAGTTGAGCAAGTTCAAGTCCAACCCAGGGTAACAACAGCGGCGGTTGTGCGTCCCACCTCTGTGCAGCCGCAGACCGTTTTGGAATTTTCCAATAAAGTAGTGAAGTTGGAAGCTCCCATCAACCCCAACGTCCCTAAGGTGGTTAGCGCCAACGCTCCAGTGCCGCAAGTTGTGACACATGCTGACCTACCGGTTTCTGACGCGCCGGGTGCGTTGGCGTTTAGCGCGCCGGTGGCAACGGCTCCGAGTGCTGCCCCCGCCAACATTGGTCGTGGGATTGGCGGCATTGTGCAGGTCAAGGTCGCCTTTGCGCGTCCGAAGGGACTCGCTATGGTCGAACATGTCGGCGCTGCTCGCGATGCCTTGAGCGATGTCGTTGAGAATATTAATCTCGGTAACGTTGAGGTGCCTCCATTGCCACGTGGCGAACCCGGTGGGCATGTCGTTGGTCGTGGTGCTGATATCCGCGGCGTCTTCCGCTTCACGCGTGTCCGTCACAGTCTCGCTGACTGGTGGGCAGATGCTTCCTCACTGAATGCTTTCACCAAATGGCTCAATGAACGTACCAAGATTAAGACTGACATGAACGTCGAAGGCGGTGCGTTGAAGTTAAACGATGCTAACCTGATGAAATGCCCGTTACTCTTCATGACGGGACATGACCCGGCACACGTCCGTTCCAAGAACCTGATGGGTCGTCAATATGGCGGCGGCAAGATGGACAGCCGATTTTCTGAGACAGAAATGGCTGCATTGCGGCGGTATTTCGTTGAAAAAGGCGGTCTCCTCGTCTTTGACGACTGCGGGATCGACGCAGCGACGCAAGCGATGCCTCGCCTATTCTTGGCGCAGATGCGATATGTGATGCCAGAATATCAGGTTCAACGCATCCCAAACGAACACGAAATCTACGATAACTTCTATGAGATGGGTGGTCCGCCGACTGGATTCGACATTTTCTGGTGGGGGTCTCGCCCAGGGAGGCGCAACTTCCTTGAAGGCATTTCCGTTGGCGACAAAATTTCGGTCATTTTGGTTCGCCGTGACTACATGTGCGCGATGGAGTCGGTCAGCTTACCCACCCGCTCCGTCAAATACTCTCCCGGCGTCTATCGTTTCATGACCAACGTCGCAATTTATGCCCTGACAAGCGGCTCAATTTCGGACTATTCCGGCTATGTGCCAGAAGATAGAATGGCAGCGCGGAAGCTGCCGACTGAAGCACCAGAGGCAGCAAAAATTGGGGCACTTGAATAG